The window GTGACATATCTCCATTAAGACAGCTTGTCAGAGATCCTGGGCCTCACCCAATGGGTCACATAAGTGCTGAGGCCAGAAGTGGGAGGAGTGAACGTCTCACTCCTGGTTTAGGCCAGTCAGTCATCCTCCCTGGTGGCCTGGTGTCCATGGAAACAAAGTTGAAGTCTCATAGTGGGCAAATAAAAGAGGAAGATTTTGAACAGGCCAAGACCTCAGTCAATCTCAACAGTAAAAAATCAGGAGACCATTGTCACCTTGCCAATGTTAAGCATGAGTCTTTCCGAGGCAATGCCAaccctggagctgcagcccctGATTCTGctccagactacatctcccagcagGACAGTAGATCAACACAACTAAGACGAGCACCTGGAAGAATGGGAAGCAGCAGAGAGGGCATGAGGGGTAAATCGCCTTCTCAATATCAAGATCTGGCTGACAAACTGAAGATGTCACCAGGCAGGAGCAGAGGCCCAGGAACGGACCTTCACCACATGAATCCACACATGACACTGTCTGAGAAGGTCAGCAGGGGTTCTTTgcattctcccttccccccaaactcTGAAGGCTCATCTTTGGCTTCGGCATATCACACAAACACTAGGTCTCATGCTTTTGGTGACCCTAACCAAAGTTTGAATTCCCAGTATCATTACAAAAGGCAGATATACCACCAGCAGCAAGAAGAATACAAAGATTGGAGCAGCAGTTCTGCACAGGGTGTGATTGCTGCAGCTCAGCACAGGCAGGAAGGAGCAAGGAAGAGTCCAAGACAACAGCAGTTCCTTGAGAGAGTTAGGAGTCCCTTGAAAAATGACAAGGAAGCAATGATGTATATCCAGGCTAGCTCTTACCATGATACTGGAAGCCAAGAAGCTGGGCGATGTCTCATAGGAAGTGATGGTACACAAAACAAATGCTCCGAATTAAAACATGGTGGCCAGAAGATGCAGCAACAGGAATCTGGTTGGGATCTCTCCCGGCAGATCTCTTCTGCCAAGAACAGTGGGCCTCTAGGAGCAAACAATCAAAAAAGGTTTTGCTCTCAAGATAGTGATGGGCATAGGCGGGAGGAATCTGCGGATTTGCCCAAACCTAGTAATGCGATGCTGAGACTCCCTAGCCAGGAAGACCAGTCTCCTCAAAACCCCTTAATTATGAGAAGGAGGGTTCGTTCTTTCATTTCTCCTATTCCTAGCAAAAGACAGTCGCAAGATATGAAGAACAGTGGCACAGAAGATAAAGGGCGACTGCTTCCCCCCTCAAAGGAAGGAGCTGACAAAGCATTCAACTCCTATACACACTCATCTCTAAGCCAAGATGCTGGCAAGCCACTCCCAAAGGGAGACTCCTCCAAGGATCTCCAAAGTCCTGACAACAGGAATTGCCCTGCTGTTTCTCTCACAAGCCCGGCTAAGACCAAAATATTGCCCCCACGGAAGGGGCGGGGATTGAAACTGGAAGCTATTGTTCAAAAGATTACATCCCCCAACATCAGGAGAAGCGTTTCCTCCAATAGTGCTGAAACTGGTGCAGATGCAGTCACCCTTGACGATATCCTGTCCCTCAAATGTGGTCCACCTGAAGGTGGGAGTTTGGTAAGTCATGGACCAgagacagaaaaaagaaaaggggagACTGTGTCAGATCCAGTGGGGCAAGTGAGTCAGGAATTGACTAATGAAACATCTCTACCAAGATCTTCAGAAGAATGGCACAGTAGTGGGGATGACAAAGTCAAGAAGGAGACGCCTGAAGTTGCTAGTGTCAGTAAAGAGGTATCTGGGGCCAGTATTGCCACACCACCGTCGCAGAAGTCTGGTAGTCAAGGACGATCAGATGGATCCTTAAGTGGAGCTGGAACTCTGATGTTTCTTGACTCAAAAACAGTTTCTCCTTCCAGTATGTTGATTTCTGAACCAAACCCAAAGTCTGAAGAAAAAGATGGAGATGTGACAAATATTTCACCTAAGCCAGATGGCTTCCCTCCAAAGGGATACTTCCCCTCTGGAAAGAAAAAGGGAAGGCCTATTGGTAGCGTAAACaagcagaagaagcagcagcagccgccaccacctcctcctcctcctcctacagTGCCACTACCACCACAGCCATCAGAAGGAACAAGAGGTGGAGAACCAAAACCTAAGAgacaaaggagggagaggaggaaaccTGCAGCACAACCACGAAAGCGGAAAACTAGACGGGCTGCTCCAATTGTGGAACCTCAAGAACCAGAGATCAAGCTAAAATATGCCACCCAGTCGCTCGATAAAACTGACACCAAGAACAAGTCCTTTTTCCCATACATTCATGTGGTAAACAAATGTGAGATAGGTGCTGTGTGCACAATCATCAATGCAGAGGAAGAAGAGCAGAACAAGTTGGTGAGGGGCCGAAAAGGACAAAGGTCACTGACGCCCCCTCCTAGCAACACTGAGAGCAAAGTTCTGCCCGCCTCAACCTTCATGCTGCAAGGCCCAGTGATAACCGAGTCTTCTGTCCTGGGGCATCTGGTTTGCTGCCTGTGTGGAAAGTGGGCCAGTTACCGCAACATGGGAGACCTCTTTGGGCCTTTCTATCCCCAGGATTATGCAGCTACACTGCCCAAAAACCCACCTCCCAAGAGGGCCTCAGAAATGCAAAGCAAGGTCAAGGTACGACACAAAAGTGCTTCTAATGGCTCCAAGACCGAtacagaagaggaagaagaacagcaacaacaaaaagaacAGAGAAGCCTGGCTGCCCACCCCCGCTTTAAGAGGCGGCATCGCTCTGAGGATTGTGGTGGGGCCCCTCGGTCACTTTCAAGGGGAGCTGCTTGTAAGAAAGCAACCACTGAGGGTGGCAGTGGCAGTGAAAAGACTCCCTTGGACTTAAAAGCCCCCATGCCCACTTCAGAAGGTGGCCCTGAGCTGGAGTTACAAATTCCTGAACTACCTCTTGACAGCAATGAATTTTGGGTCCACGAGGGTTGTATTCTCTGGGCCAATGGAATCTACCTGGTGTGTGGCAGGCTCTAtgggctgcaggaagctgtggAAATAGCACGAGAGATGGTGAGTACCAGAATTTACTATGTATTGATGGATGAAAGGTTTTTCCTTCTGCAACCATAGAATTTTTCCCTCCCTGTAATATGCTTTTTTCTTTCTGCTATACCTCAAGCATCCATGTTTCCTCTCTATATAAATCTTCAGTAGTTCCCTTTTGATGGAGAGTAAAAATCCTAACTGAGGTCACCTACTGAAATTTACTTTGGgctgagatttttaaagccaCGTGGAGGCTTTGGATGCTCTagtacctttttaattttaatgagaATTAGTTGTCTAAGAGATGTGTATATCCATGAAGATCTCAGCCTTGTTCTTTATCCAGTTTCTATTAAAAACTGATTAATATCCTACAACCACAAAAGTGTAGGTGTTGCCTTTGTTGTAGGGAGGCCATTGAGACTAGCtagtggtgctgcaagcctggatCAGGGTATATTGTGTGTATTGATGAGCTTCGAAAAGAGTACTGTCTAGTCTTATTGGCCAGAAAGATAGTTACCAGGATGTAAGGTCTTGGGGATGTCTatatagattcccaggccagaaagagccattctgatcatcttgcctgaccttctgtgtaacacaggccataggtcttccctgaaataattccgaAAGTAtatctttttagaaaaacatccaatcttgatttataatctgccagtgatggagaattcaccaagAACTTggataaactgttccaatggttaattactctcactgttaaaacttATGCCTTATTGCCAGTCTGAGTTGATCtgtcttcaacttccagccactggattgtttTATAGCTTTCTCTGCTCAATTGAAGAGCATGTTATTAAATAActgttccccaggtaggtacttaAGGACTATAATcaaatccccacccccccataacCTTTTCTTTCCTAAGCTAAACAGATTCAGCTCCTTATGTCTGTCTTTAcagggcatgttttctaatcctttaatcatttgtgtgattcttctctgaaccctcttcagtttatcaacatcattcttgaattatgaacactagaactggacacagtattccagaagtgGTCGtacccagtgccaaatacagaggcgaAATaacctttcttcttcgagtgattgctgatatccattccagttaggtgtgcgcgccgtgcgtgcacgtccgccggaaactttttaccctagcaactccagtgggccggcaggtcgccccctagagtggcgccgccgtGACGGttgatatatacctctgccggcccgcccgctcctcagttccttcttaccgccgtgtcggttgctggaactgtggagtgcggcttgctgtcctccacgtccctagctctccttcgttactgtcaatagttgtagttgtaaatagtttaataatacagttagagttgtatagtaattagtagttattgtatatagtttatagaacttattcgcgggttgggccgttgcccttcctgGCGCCCGGCactgggcccatgcctggttcgccgggcttcaagcagtgctcggcctgcaagagGCCGATGCCAACTAGCGATCCCCATGatgcgtgcctgaagtgcctcggggaatcgcatatcGCCGAGAAGTGTcgcatctgcaaggcctttaagcctcgagcaaagaaagagagagatcaaagactgcgGACTCTCTTGATGGAAGCGGCCCTGAATCCGGTACCGTCAGCGCAGCTGGCCACCTCTACACCGGCACcagaccgcgccggcaccggaaagacacccCGGCACCACCCATCCCAGGCACCGGGATCCGATCAAAGACCCTCGACATCTGAGACATCATctcggcaggctcgagtggagcaCCCGGCACCTACCTCTGGCGCGGCACCGTCTGCAGGGttgccgtcgactccgggcccggaaggtccgtcgattCCGGCCCCTCCTTGCTCTCCCTTAAGATCTGGGGTCAAGCCATTAGTCCCGttcacgccggagaccttctcttCGGCGCGGGACTTGATAGCTCTGACTGAGccatcccagcctcaacccccggtacccccggtgcgggtcatctccagaggcaagccgacgtTGAGAGCGCCGTCTCTGGAATCCAGGCATCGATCGCCTTCGAGGCCCCGACGATGTGGACACTCGCGCtctcggcgccgctcgcagtcccggcaccgctctcctagatggcaccggtcgcactcgcggtgcAGGTCGACGTCGgtacggtcccggtctggctcttCTCCGTACCGGGACCCTAGGAGCCGTTCGCGTCGGCGATCAACtccccagtcgacctcccggcaccgagccggtggcaGGTctcggtcccggtcgacctcccggcaccacgttgGTGATAGGTCCCGGTCCCTAGCGCCATCCCGGCACCGCATCGGACGTAGATCGctgtcccgatcccggcaccgagctggaggcaggtcccggtcccgatcccggcaccgagctggaggcaggtcccggtcctggcaccggtatggctcccggtaccgatcctcggcaccgagaggATCCTTGGTGTCGGGACTGAGGGAGGCCTATCAGCCGAGTTCGGCACCTCCATGGCCTTCGAGGCAGCCATCGGTCTCCTCTCAGGTGGACAGCGTTTATACGCTGGGCCCGGACAGACACGCAGCCctcttccaggaccctccgcctcaagaccaagggccacagcagtgggggttttggactccctgggcgtaccatcaagcccagggtccgcaacataCTTCTCCCCGGCCTGCGGCGGACCGAAGACCACCAGAGTCAATGCTGTCTcgtccccctccctctccggaaggcgaggacaggtccagccaccaggacccagagctccctccgcaGCCGGAGGGCCGGGTCCAGACGGAACCCCCTGTGGACGCTCTGCTGCCAGGgtctcctcgtcatcttcccctgacgaggcagtggcaggcacctcgtcctccagccctccccctctcgacctcagggcacatcaggacctcctcaggcgcgtggcgCAAAACTTAAATTTACAAGCGGAGGAGGTCGCTGAGATCGAGGATCCAGTGGTCAGCATCCTCtccgcagatgctcccaccagggttgccctgcctttcattaggaccattcaggccaatgccaccactatctggcagtcactggcctccatccctcctaccgCACGAGGCGTGGAGAGAAaatacatggccccctctaagggctatgaattcctgcacgtccacccgacaccgtgctccctcgtggtacagtcggtgaacgagagggagcgccatgggcaagaggccccagcgcccaaatctaaggaggcgaggtggatggacctcctaggccgtaaagtctattcggcgggggcgctacagctcagggtctccaatcaACAggcctccttagccgctactcgtttaactcctgggtagcggcggacaagtttaaggagctgttgccgcaggaggcacgtcaagaatttgcggcgattcttgacaagggcaagaaggttgcaagGACCTCGCTGCAGGCCtcattggacgctgcagactcggccactcggacccttgcctcagggcttacgatgcgctgcatatcctggcttcaggtctctggccttccaccggagctccagtataccatccaggacctccccttcgaaggccagggcctgttttcagacaaaACAGACCCCAGGCTAAAGAGCCTTAAAGACAATCGCATCATCATGCACTCTTTGGGGATGCATGCGCccgtgacgcagcgcagacccttccggccgcagaacCAGCAGCAACAACACCGGCCGTATCCCCAGTTCCACCCgtggcaggaccttaataggtgcTGGGGCAGGAACAGCAGGCGCAGACTGTCGGGtggccaaggggggcagaaccaaggcccctccaaggccccacccggacccaagccttcattttgaaggtgcgcccgagggcgcagtaccagtttccccttcggatccttccccacagttttccaaccgtcttttgtttttcctcaaggcgtggacccgaataacatcagaccgctgggtcttatgcACTGTACAGGCTggttaccgcctgcagttttcattgccccccaaccccctcgtccctcttcagggacccctctcacgagcaattcctccgtcaggaggtaaagacgctcctcgacaagggagccatagaggaggttccagagagcgagaagggcaaggggttttattcccgttactttctgatccccaaggctaagggaggcctcaggcctatcctcgacctgcgagaactcaacaagcatatggtgaagttgaagttccgcatggtatccctgaggaccatcatcccatcgctggatcctggagactggtacgccgccctcgacatgcaggatgcttactttcatatcgctatatttccacagcacaggcgtttcctttgCTTCGTGGTCGACCACaagcattatcaatttgcagtcctcccatttggcctttctacggccctgagggtattcacgaaatgcatggcagtcgtcgtcgcacatcttcggcgcagccgCATTCAcatgttcccctacctcgacaaCTGGTTGGTCCGCGGCACATCAGAGTTGCAGGTCCGCGACCAagtccgcaggatcagcaacctctttgctgccctaggcctcattgtcaacatggacaagtccactctgctccccacgcagaggatagagttcatcggggccgttctggattccaccttggccagggccttgctaccattgcccaggttccagttgctatcggccatcattctgcgcttgcaggcggcccccctgacctctataAGAACATGTCTGACCCTCCTTGGCCATATGTCGGCCTGTAtgttcgtgacagcgtatgctcgactccgcatgaggcctctccaatcttggctcatcgcgcggTACCGTCCGGCCAGAAATTCGTtagacacagttgtcaccatcccccagggggtactggactccctccggtggtggctagaccagtccgtcatgtgtgcagggctcctgttccatccgccccaaaCCTCAGCATCCCTGatgacggatgcctcagatctgggctggggggcgcacaccggaaccctgaggactcagggcctgtggtccccccaggaactggacctccacatcaacatacaggAGTTGAGAGCGATCCGTCTTGCTTatcaagcgttcgtccatcaccttcaaggtcgctgtgtcgcggtgttcaccgacaacacgatgaccatgtactatatcaacaagcagggcggcaccagatcctctcccctatgtctggAGGCGACGCggctctgggaattttgtatagcccatgccattcacctcacggcctcCTACCTACCTGGAGTACGAAACacactggcggatcgcctgagcagatccttccgctcacacgagtggtcccttcgcccagacgtcgccctctcactcttccagaggtggggtcgtccccggatggacctcttcgcgtccagggagaaaggaaatgccaggcattctgctcctttcagggtcgggagcccgggtcatTAGCGGACGCCTTCCCTATCCCATGGGCAACCCATCTGTTTTATGCGTTCCCTCCGtttccgctggtccacaaggtcctcctcaaggtgcgcagggaaAGGGCTCGCGTGATTCTgatagccccagcgtggcccaggcaacattggtaccccatgttgctggacctctcaataaccaagccagttcccctgccccttcacctggatctaatcacccaggaccacggcaggctctgtcacccggagcTTCGGTCTCTgcatctcacggcgtggctcctgcgtggctgaccagctccgagttacgctgctctaccccggttcgggaggttctcctgggcagtaggaagccttccactagagctacgtattcagccaagtggaagcgtttttcctgctggtgctcggagaagggttttctccctatggaggtttccatCGCCAATATTCtgaactacatctggtccctcaaggtccagggtctggcgatatcgtcccttcgggttcacctagcggccatctccacctttcatccgggaggagatggccgttctgtcttcccccaccctatggtggcaagattcctgaaggggctggaacgtctctacCCACAGGtccgtccccctgccccttcatgggatctcaacctcgtTCTGGCTcagctcatgggccctccatttgagccgttagcgacttgctccctgctctacctctcctggaagaccgcctttctagtggccatcacctcagctagacgggtgtcggaactccgggctctcacggtagacccaccgtatacggtcttccataaggacaaagtgcagctgagaccgcaccctgcctttctccctaacgtggtctcagcctttcacattaaccaggagatcttccttcccgtctttttcccaaagccccattcgtcccgcagggagcaacaactccactcgctggatgtccgtcgggcactagcgttttatgtggagaggaccaaaccgttgcGCAAGTCCCCCCAACTCTTCGTGGCGATAGCGGACCGTGTCAAGGGCCTTcctatttcctcgcagaggatatcctcctgggtaacgtcctgtatcaggacctgttatgacttggctcacatccctacgggccatgtgactgcacactctaccagggcgcaggcgtcatcactggctttccttgcccgagtgccgatccaagagatctgtagggcggcgacctggtcatcggtccacactttcgcttcccattacaccctggtccagcagtccagagatgacgcggccttcggctcagcagtgctccatgccgcgacttctcactccgaccccaccgcctaggtaaggcttgggattcacctaactggaatggatatgagcaatcactcgaagaagaaaagacggttactcacctttgtaactgttgttcttcgacatgtgttgctcatatccattccacacccgccctccttccccactgtcggagtagccggcaagaaggaactgaggagcgggcgggccggcaggggtatatatcaagcgccatggcggcgccactctagggggcgacctgccggcccactggagttgctacttaaaaagtttccggcagacgtgcatgcgcagcgcgcacacctaactggagtggatatgagcaacacatctcgaagaacaacagttacaaaggtgagtaaccgtcttttctactcctactcaagattcgtCTGTTTATGCATTCctgggtacgtccacactacccgccaAATTGGCAGGTAGCAAGCAATCTATCGGGGATAGATTATCGTGTCTAGataagacacgataaatcgatccccggaCACGCTCcctgtcaactccagaactccgcCTCTCCAGGGCGAGAGGCAAAAGTGGAGTTGACGGGGAGGCTGCGGCCATCAATCCCGTGCCATGAGGGGTTTGTAAGTCGAagtaagatacgttgacttcagctacgctattcttgtagttgaagttgtgtatcttacatcaaaCACCGCtcttccccccagtgtagaccaggcccaaggaTTACAGTAGCCCTTTTAGCCACAACTTCACACTGGGAGTTCTTGTTTAGTTGATTAGCCACCTCGACCCCCagttctttttcagagtcactgcttccctcaATATTCTCCCATTCTATAAGTATAGCCTGCATTCTTTtgctcctagatgtatacatttacatttagctatattaaaacatGCATTGTTTGCtagcacccagtttaccaagcaatcaagATCAcgctgaatcagtgacctgtcctcttcattatttatcactcccccaattttgcatcatctgcaaactatcattgattttgttttcttccaagtcattgatacaAACTTTAAATAGCGTGGGGCCAAGAACCAacaatccctgcaggactccaTTAGAAACATATCTGCTCGATGATGATTCCTCAATTACATTTAGAGAAGTATCAGCcggtttttaatctatttagtgCGTGTCATGTTAATTGTATATCATTccaatttttaatcaaaatgttatgtgGTATCAAGTTAAATGCCtgacagaagtctaagtatattgcaTTAgtgctattacctttatcaaccaaacttataaTCTCATCTAAAAAGAGTACCAAGTTAGTTTGGCAGGATCTCTTTTTCATAAACCCTTGATGAGTGacatttaattatattactctcctttaattctttattaatcgagtcccatATTATCCACTCCATTATTTTTCCTGGAATAAATGTTAGATTGATAGTCCTATAATTACCTGCagcatcccatttaccctttataatattggcacaacattagcgtTCTTCCATTCTTCTGGACTTCCCTGGTGCTCTAAGATTTATTGAAGATCATGTTAACAGTCCAGGAGCTCCTCAGCccactcttttaaaactcttggatacaagttatcAGGACCTGCTGACttcaaaaatgtctaactttagtagctgctattTCACATCCATCTGATACTGGTAGAACTGAAGGGGTGTTCTCATCTAATtatgagactatatcatctgtttttttccaaatACAAACCGAAATGCTTATTGATAACATCTGcgttttctgcattattattaataattctacTGTTTCCATATAGCAATGGACCAATGTcgttgttaggattctttttcttcctaatatacttaaaaactcctccttattgtccttaactctgctgactATAGATTTCTCTGTGTTCCTTTGCTCCCCTTAGCAATTGTCTTCAATTCCTAATTGGTGATTTATATTTATACTCTCAacttccctttcttccatatgTTATGGTTTGTtgtgtgtgggatttttttttttttttttttttttatagttgccatcccttcccctctaaaccagctCAGATTTTTAATCAGCATGGGCTTCCTCCATTGTGGCTCGTTGGACATCTAGTAAATTCTCAGTTATTCACTCTTTTTTCCTGAGCTGGTTCTATCACCGAGCTgctttggctcataattgttttcagctttgtgaaattgggcCCTTTTAAAACACCCAAGAGTGTGCGTGTA of the Gopherus flavomarginatus isolate rGopFla2 chromosome 1, rGopFla2.mat.asm, whole genome shotgun sequence genome contains:
- the TCF20 gene encoding transcription factor 20 isoform X5 yields the protein MQSFREQSSYHGNQQSYPQEVHGSSRLEEFSPRQQAQMFQSFGGGAGSGRRGATAASAAMAGESSGHQSYQGFRKEAGEFYYMASNKDAVAAGGQQPPQRRPSGPVQSYGPPQGSNFGSQYGSEGHVGQFQTQHSALGGVSHYQQDYTGPFSPGSAQYQQQASSQQQQVQQLRQQLYQSHQPLPQASSQPASSASHLQPMQRPSALPSSASGYQLRVGQFSQHYQPPASSSSSFPSPQRFGQSGQNYDGSYSVNSGSQYESHAVGSNSQGYGTQSNYSFQTQPIKSFEQSKMPQGGQQGQQQQHPSQHVMQYSNAATKLSLQSQVGQYSQAEVPVRSPMQFHQNFSPISNPSPAASVVQSPSCSSTPSPLMPSGENLQCGQGNMSIGSRNRILQMMPQLSPTPSMMPSPNAHGGGFKGFGLEGLQEKRLTDPGLSSLSALSSQVANLPNTVQHMLLSDALAPQKKSSKRSSSSKKADSGTNSEGSSQAEEQLKSPMAESLDGGCSSSSEDHGERVRQLSGQSTSSDTTYNRGNLERSNSSPAQGSQNEPAKLSSSPAVREDVGSPGEKEVLIAVEATPKVNEKTVGVIVSREAMTGRVEKSGGQDKSSQDDAPPATQAPPGASGIKETGQVLPQSEPQGGSKGSKSGDNNTNHNGEGNSQPGHAIVGSTFPGRTEPSKSPGSLRYSYKDNLGAGMQRNIGGFPQYPSGQEKGDFPGHSERKGRNEKFPSLLQEVLQGYHHHPDRRYARNVQEHPGMAGSLEGAMRPNILISQTNELTNRSFLNKSLGSLLESPHWGPWDKKSSGTASEIKQINLADYPIPRKFEIESQSSAHEGGALSERRSVICDISPLRQLVRDPGPHPMGHISAEARSGRSERLTPGLGQSVILPGGLVSMETKLKSHSGQIKEEDFEQAKTSVNLNSKKSGDHCHLANVKHESFRGNANPGAAAPDSAPDYISQQDSRSTQLRRAPGRMGSSREGMRGKSPSQYQDLADKLKMSPGRSRGPGTDLHHMNPHMTLSEKVSRGSLHSPFPPNSEGSSLASAYHTNTRSHAFGDPNQSLNSQYHYKRQIYHQQQEEYKDWSSSSAQGVIAAAQHRQEGARKSPRQQQFLERVRSPLKNDKEAMMYIQASSYHDTGSQEAGRCLIGSDGTQNKCSELKHGGQKMQQQESGWDLSRQISSAKNSGPLGANNQKRFCSQDSDGHRREESADLPKPSNAMLRLPSQEDQSPQNPLIMRRRVRSFISPIPSKRQSQDMKNSGTEDKGRLLPPSKEGADKAFNSYTHSSLSQDAGKPLPKGDSSKDLQSPDNRNCPAVSLTSPAKTKILPPRKGRGLKLEAIVQKITSPNIRRSVSSNSAETGADAVTLDDILSLKCGPPEGGSLVSHGPETEKRKGETVSDPVGQVSQELTNETSLPRSSEEWHSSGDDKVKKETPEVASVSKEVSGASIATPPSQKSGSQGRSDGSLSGAGTLMFLDSKTVSPSSMLISEPNPKSEEKDGDVTNISPKPDGFPPKGYFPSGKKKGRPIGSVNKQKKQQQPPPPPPPPPTVPLPPQPSEGTRGGEPKPKRQRRERRKPAAQPRKRKTRRAAPIVEPQEPEIKLKYATQSLDKTDTKNKSFFPYIHVVNKCEIGAVCTIINAEEEEQNKLVRGRKGQRSLTPPPSNTESKVLPASTFMLQGPVITESSVLGHLVCCLCGKWASYRNMGDLFGPFYPQDYAATLPKNPPPKRASEMQSKVKVRHKSASNGSKTDTEEEEEQQQQKEQRSLAAHPRFKRRHRSEDCGGAPRSLSRGAACKKATTEGGSGSEKTPLDLKAPMPTSEGGPELELQIPELPLDSNEFWVHEGCILWANGIYLVCGRLYGLQEAVEIAREMKCSHCQEPGATLGCYNKGCSFRYHYPCAIDADPGHELS